In Eleutherodactylus coqui strain aEleCoq1 chromosome 4, aEleCoq1.hap1, whole genome shotgun sequence, the following are encoded in one genomic region:
- the ELK4 gene encoding ETS domain-containing protein Elk-4 encodes MDSAITLWQFLLQLLQEPGNNDLICWTSDDGEFKLLKAEEVARLWGERKNKPSMNYDKLSRALRYYYVKNIIKKVSGQKFVYKFVSYPDILTMDPAALIKAEGDVDGSSVPPISSCIVRDKENYSKERLCPAKSSGRNDYIHSGLYTSFTLNSLNSTGVKLFKPANVEYTIDKKIPPEASLSVIRFVTMPAKIAEPPSIISSAPPQPPEPHEKPAEPPPGVTAGSFLVPPKPSISPIPEHSPALSPDLSNQDIADETDLDSSQRLDFSDDIDMEIEEQQSESRLEPEPYVLDNKSSKSKKPKELELTPTVLITSSDSSTLGILSPSFSTASLTPAIFSQTPILLTPNAMLSSIHFWSTLSPVAPLSPARLHGSSLFQFPSVYNSHMPLALSSFDSPSTPGPFSPDLQKS; translated from the exons ATGGACAGCGCCATCACTCTCTGGCAGTTCCTGCTGCAGCTGCTACAGGAACCTGGAAACAATGATCTGATCTGCTGGACGTCGGATGACGGGGAGTTTAAGCTCCTGAAGGCTGAAGAAGTGGCCCGCTTATGGGGGGAGCGAAAGAACAAGCCGAGCATGAACTATGACAAGCTAAGCCGGGCGCTCCGCTATTACTACGTGAAG AACATCATCAAGAAAGTAAGCGGGCAGAAGTTTGTTTACAAGTTTGTCTCCTACCCGGACATCCTGACCATGGATCCAGCGGCGCTGATCAAAGCAGAAGGAGACGTAGATGGGAGCTCCGTCCCTCCCATCAGTTCCTGCATTGTGCGCGACAAGGAGAACTATAGCAAGGAGCGACTGTGTCCCGCCAAATCCTCCGGACGCAACGATTACATTCACTCTGGTCTCTACACCTCATTCACCCTCAACTCCTTGAATTCCACCGGGGTGAAGCTCTTCAAACCTGCCAATGTGGAATATACCATTGATAAGAAGATCCCGCCAGAGGCTTCCCTATCCGTCATTAGGTTTGTGACAATGCCAGCTAAAATCGCTGAGCCTCCATCAATCATATCGTCAGCTCCACCCCAACCTCCAGAACCCCATGAGAAACCTGCAGAGCCCCCACCGGGTGTAACAGCTGGTTCTTTTCTCGTACCACCAAAGCCTTCCATCTCGCCCATTCCAGAACATTCTCCAGCTTTATCCCCTGATTTGTCTAATCAGGATATCGCTGACGAAACAGATTTGGATTCCTCGCAGCGTCTTGATTTTTCTGATGacatagatatggagatagaggAACAACAATCAGAGTCAAGGCTGGAGCCCGAACCCTATGTACTGGACAATAAGAGCAGCAAGTCGAAAAAGCCCAAAGAGCTTGAGTTAACTCCGACAGTGCTGATCACAAGTAGTGATTCCAGCACTCTCGGCATCCTCAGCCCTTCCTTTTCCACAGCATCTCTCACGCCAGCAATTTTCTCACAG ACTCCCATATTGCTAACGCCAAATGCCATGCTGTCTAGCATTCACTTCTGGAGCACCCTGAGTCCCGTGGCTCCTCTCAGTCCCGCCAGGCTCCACGGGAGTTCCCTGTTCCAG